In Collimonas arenae, a single genomic region encodes these proteins:
- a CDS encoding amino acid ABC transporter permease — translation MHYNWNWGIFWQESPDGVSTYMDTLLAGLKWTLALSISAWIMALVIGTVIGTIRTMPNKWAVRLANGYVELFRNIPLIVQMFLWYFVMPEIVPASIGNWLKSLPNASFITAFLALGFFTSSRIAVQVSAGINALPRGQKLAGTALGLTLPQTYRYVLLPMSFRIIIPSLTNEFAAIIKNSSVALTIGLVELTAATYSMREFTFQTFESLTGATVIYVLISGIALLLARWLEKAIAIPGFIASGSANTGGH, via the coding sequence ATGCATTACAACTGGAACTGGGGTATCTTCTGGCAAGAGTCTCCCGACGGTGTCAGCACTTACATGGACACCTTGCTGGCCGGTTTGAAATGGACGCTTGCGTTGTCTATTTCAGCCTGGATCATGGCGCTGGTCATCGGTACGGTGATCGGTACGATTCGCACCATGCCGAACAAGTGGGCAGTACGCCTGGCCAACGGCTACGTCGAACTATTTCGTAACATCCCATTAATCGTTCAGATGTTCCTCTGGTATTTCGTGATGCCGGAAATTGTACCTGCGAGCATTGGCAACTGGCTCAAAAGCCTGCCGAATGCGTCGTTCATTACCGCCTTCCTGGCGCTTGGTTTCTTTACGTCGTCGCGGATTGCCGTACAGGTCTCCGCTGGCATTAATGCACTGCCCCGTGGCCAAAAGCTGGCGGGTACTGCACTTGGTCTGACGTTGCCACAAACATATCGCTACGTATTGCTGCCGATGTCGTTCCGGATCATCATTCCGTCCCTGACCAACGAATTTGCAGCGATCATCAAGAACAGCTCGGTCGCATTGACCATCGGCCTGGTGGAACTGACTGCGGCGACTTATTCAATGCGTGAATTTACGTTCCAGACTTTCGAATCCCTGACTGGCGCTACAGTGATCTATGTGCTCATTTCGGGTATCGCCTTGTTGCTGGCCCGCTGGCTTGAAAAAGCCATTGCGATTCCAGGATTTATTGCCTCTGGCAGTGCGAACACAGGAGGCCATTAA
- a CDS encoding ANTAR domain-containing response regulator, with the protein MQSLRIVVVNPVAIEGEDDPAFAVQAARGKDLRIGLLEAGYNIVASLPADLYLPERIAQLQPDMIIVDAESNARDVLEHVVVATRDARRPIVLFTEDAKTSSMDAAMAAGVSAYIVAGLQTARIKPVLDVALARFRQEQKSLAELSDTKLKLAERKVLERAKGLLMEHHKLSEQEAYQKLRRLAMDKNLKLSEVAQRIIDAADLLG; encoded by the coding sequence ATGCAAAGTCTACGTATCGTTGTTGTCAATCCGGTCGCCATTGAGGGTGAAGACGACCCTGCGTTTGCGGTCCAGGCCGCGCGTGGCAAGGACTTGCGCATCGGTTTGCTGGAAGCCGGCTACAACATCGTCGCCTCGCTTCCGGCCGACCTTTATCTGCCTGAGAGAATTGCTCAGTTGCAACCTGACATGATCATCGTGGATGCCGAATCCAACGCCCGCGATGTACTGGAACACGTGGTGGTGGCAACCCGCGATGCGCGCCGTCCCATCGTCTTGTTTACCGAGGATGCAAAGACCTCCAGCATGGATGCCGCCATGGCCGCCGGAGTGTCCGCCTACATCGTGGCGGGTCTACAGACAGCGCGCATCAAGCCGGTACTGGATGTCGCTTTGGCGCGCTTCCGGCAAGAGCAGAAATCGCTTGCTGAGTTATCCGACACCAAGCTGAAACTGGCCGAGCGCAAAGTGCTGGAGCGGGCCAAAGGCTTGCTGATGGAGCACCATAAGCTGAGCGAGCAGGAGGCTTATCAAAAGCTGCGCCGGCTGGCAATGGACAAGAATCTGAAATTGTCCGAGGTGGCCCAACGCATTATCGACGCCGCCGATTTGCTGGGCTAA
- a CDS encoding CmpA/NrtA family ABC transporter substrate-binding protein: protein MDVENVLPQDDLDTSLAVDGKRRQLLQTATLAAGASMLGLSSTATGAWAAGSDKPEKTEVKIGFIPLTDCASVVMASLLGFDKKYGIKIVLSKEASWAGVRDKLANGELDGAHVLSGLIYGVQMGIGGQKKDMAILMGLNNNGQAITLSKKLADKGAVDGASLAKLMTSDKREYTFAQTFPTGTHAMWLYYWLAANGVNPLKDAKVITVPPPQMVANMRVGNMDGFCVGEPWGHRAIVDGVGVTAITTQEIWKDHPEKVLGATAEFAAKNPNTCRALIAAVLEAGRWIDASLANKNKMAEAIADKSYVNTSKDVIDQRIMGRYQNGLGKTWDDPNYMKFYNDGLVNFPYLSDGMWFMTQHRRWGLLKTDPDYLAVAKSVSQIALYKDAAAMTNTPVPKDVLRTSKLMDGVVWDGKNPQAYAASFKIHA from the coding sequence ATGGATGTAGAGAATGTGTTGCCGCAGGATGATCTGGATACAAGCCTGGCTGTCGATGGCAAGCGCCGCCAACTATTACAGACCGCGACACTCGCGGCAGGAGCCAGCATGTTGGGATTATCGAGCACTGCAACCGGAGCCTGGGCCGCCGGCTCGGACAAACCGGAAAAAACCGAAGTCAAGATCGGTTTCATTCCTCTCACCGACTGCGCCTCCGTCGTGATGGCGTCGCTGCTCGGCTTCGACAAGAAATACGGCATCAAGATCGTCCTCAGCAAGGAAGCTTCCTGGGCAGGCGTGCGCGACAAGTTGGCCAACGGCGAACTGGATGGCGCGCACGTGTTGTCTGGTTTGATCTACGGCGTGCAGATGGGCATCGGCGGACAAAAGAAAGACATGGCGATCCTGATGGGACTGAACAATAACGGCCAGGCGATCACTTTGTCGAAAAAACTGGCTGACAAGGGGGCGGTCGACGGCGCTTCGCTGGCCAAGCTGATGACCAGCGACAAGCGCGAATATACCTTCGCGCAGACTTTCCCGACTGGCACGCACGCCATGTGGCTGTATTACTGGCTGGCCGCCAACGGCGTTAATCCGCTCAAGGACGCCAAAGTTATCACCGTGCCGCCGCCGCAGATGGTGGCGAATATGCGGGTCGGTAACATGGATGGTTTCTGTGTTGGCGAGCCATGGGGCCACAGGGCGATTGTCGACGGCGTCGGCGTCACCGCCATCACCACGCAAGAGATCTGGAAAGACCATCCGGAAAAAGTACTAGGCGCCACCGCCGAGTTTGCCGCCAAGAATCCGAATACCTGCCGTGCACTGATTGCGGCGGTGCTGGAAGCCGGCAGGTGGATTGACGCCTCGCTCGCCAACAAGAACAAGATGGCTGAAGCGATTGCCGATAAATCCTATGTCAATACCAGCAAGGATGTGATCGACCAGCGAATCATGGGGCGTTACCAGAACGGCCTGGGCAAGACCTGGGACGACCCGAACTACATGAAATTCTACAACGACGGCCTGGTCAATTTCCCTTATCTGTCGGACGGCATGTGGTTCATGACGCAGCACCGGCGCTGGGGTTTGCTGAAGACCGATCCGGACTACCTGGCGGTGGCAAAGTCGGTCAGCCAGATCGCTCTCTACAAGGACGCCGCGGCGATGACGAATACGCCGGTGCCGAAGGATGTATTGCGTACCTCGAAGCTGATGGATGGCGTGGTGTGGGATGGCAAGAATCCGCAAGCCTATGCCGCGTCGTTCAAGATCCATGCATGA
- a CDS encoding LysR family transcriptional regulator, with amino-acid sequence MESKWLEDFISLAETHSFSRSAELRHVTQPAFSRRIQSLEAWLGADLIDRTSYPTRLTAAGEVFYEQALEMLGQINNARALMRGKRPTALSTVDFAVPHTLSLTYVPRWIRVLEEGFGPLNTRLLALNVHDAVMAMVDGGCDLLLCYHHPRQPVQLDTGRYDLITLGSEVLRAYAHCNKAGEPDYRFPGSATAPLPFLSYTSNAYLGRMVELILADAKKPLYLEKRYETDMAEGLKMMALEGHGVAFLPESAVTREVKLKQLASVDLGAPEWEATMEIRLYRERPTVQRPGKPVVARLWAYLLQQQELAARNAKRKTPIPAISSQR; translated from the coding sequence ATGGAAAGCAAATGGTTAGAAGACTTCATTTCGTTGGCGGAGACGCATAGTTTCAGCCGTTCGGCAGAATTGCGTCACGTCACGCAGCCGGCGTTTTCGCGCCGGATTCAATCGCTGGAGGCATGGCTGGGCGCCGACCTGATTGACCGCACTTCCTATCCGACGCGTCTGACGGCGGCAGGCGAAGTCTTTTACGAGCAGGCGCTGGAGATGCTCGGCCAGATCAACAACGCCCGCGCGCTGATGCGCGGCAAGCGGCCAACGGCCTTGAGTACGGTCGATTTCGCGGTGCCGCACACCTTGTCGCTGACCTACGTGCCGCGCTGGATTCGTGTGCTGGAAGAGGGGTTCGGCCCGCTCAATACGCGCTTGCTGGCGCTGAACGTACACGATGCGGTGATGGCGATGGTTGACGGCGGTTGTGATCTGCTGCTGTGCTACCACCATCCGCGCCAGCCGGTGCAACTCGATACCGGCCGCTACGACCTGATCACCCTTGGCAGCGAAGTGCTGCGTGCCTACGCCCATTGCAACAAGGCGGGCGAGCCCGATTATCGCTTTCCCGGCAGCGCGACCGCGCCTTTGCCGTTCCTCTCGTACACCAGCAATGCTTATCTCGGGCGTATGGTGGAACTGATCCTGGCCGACGCCAAAAAGCCGTTGTATCTTGAAAAACGCTATGAAACCGATATGGCGGAAGGCTTGAAAATGATGGCGCTGGAAGGCCATGGTGTGGCGTTCTTGCCGGAGTCCGCAGTGACGCGCGAGGTCAAGTTGAAGCAGCTGGCCAGCGTCGACCTGGGGGCGCCGGAATGGGAGGCGACGATGGAAATCCGTTTGTATCGCGAGCGCCCGACAGTGCAAAGACCAGGCAAGCCAGTGGTTGCACGCTTGTGGGCCTATCTGTTGCAACAGCAGGAGCTGGCGGCCAGGAACGCCAAGCGTAAAACCCCGATTCCGGCTATTTCCAGCCAGCGCTAG
- a CDS encoding amino acid ABC transporter permease encodes MFSNFDFDVIQRSWFYLFTTGMKFTLTLTLVAMVGGILFGTVLAMMRLSHSKTISLIATSYVNLIRSVPLVLVIFWFYFLVPYIGAWIIGAKEPVQVGAFSSALITFILFEAAYYCEIMRSGIQSIPRGQVSAGYALGMNYWQMMGNVVLPQAFRNMIPILLTQTIVLFQDVSLVYVLGSVPDFVTVASKIAQRDGRLVEMYMFVAVVYFVMSFGLSTLVKKLQHKVAIIR; translated from the coding sequence ATGTTTTCGAATTTCGATTTTGACGTCATCCAGCGTTCCTGGTTCTACCTGTTCACCACCGGCATGAAGTTCACGCTGACACTGACACTGGTGGCGATGGTCGGCGGTATCTTGTTTGGCACCGTGCTGGCGATGATGCGTTTGTCGCACAGCAAGACCATCTCGCTGATCGCCACCAGCTATGTCAACCTGATCCGCTCGGTGCCGCTGGTGCTGGTGATTTTCTGGTTCTACTTCCTGGTGCCGTATATCGGCGCCTGGATCATCGGCGCGAAGGAACCGGTGCAGGTCGGCGCGTTTTCATCTGCGTTGATTACCTTCATCCTGTTTGAAGCAGCTTACTATTGCGAAATCATGCGTTCGGGGATCCAGTCGATTCCACGCGGCCAGGTTTCTGCCGGCTACGCGCTCGGCATGAACTACTGGCAGATGATGGGCAATGTGGTGCTGCCGCAAGCGTTCCGCAACATGATCCCGATCTTGCTGACGCAAACCATCGTGCTGTTCCAGGACGTCTCGCTGGTCTACGTGCTGGGCTCGGTACCGGACTTCGTTACCGTTGCCTCGAAGATCGCGCAGCGTGACGGCCGTCTGGTGGAAATGTATATGTTTGTCGCCGTGGTGTACTTCGTGATGAGCTTCGGTTTGTCGACGCTGGTCAAGAAGCTGCAGCACAAGGTTGCGATTATTCGATAA
- a CDS encoding amino acid ABC transporter substrate-binding protein, translated as MMSSKLVVALVGLGVLVSSVQAQELTGTLKKIKDTGTITLGVRDSSIPFAYLDDKQSYQGYSIDLCLKAATAIQKQLGMTALNVKMVPVTSATRVPLIANGTIDLSCDSATNNADRQKVVSFAPTMFVTANRILAKKSSNIKTLDDLKGKTIVSTSGTSNLKQITILNGERNLGMNILAAKDHAEAFLMVETGRAVAFVMDDILLASLAASSRAPNDYAITTEALSVEPYGIIERKDDPAFKAAVDGALTSLYKSGAVNDIYAKWFLKPIPPKGVNLNVPMSPQLKAAFAHPTDSSDPAVYAVVPEAQKQSLKKK; from the coding sequence ATGATGTCATCGAAATTGGTCGTTGCTTTGGTTGGCCTGGGAGTGCTGGTTAGCTCCGTGCAAGCGCAAGAACTGACCGGAACACTCAAAAAAATCAAAGATACCGGCACCATTACCCTGGGTGTGCGCGATTCTTCCATTCCTTTTGCTTACCTGGATGACAAGCAATCGTATCAAGGCTATTCGATCGACCTGTGCCTGAAGGCCGCCACTGCGATTCAAAAGCAGCTGGGCATGACAGCACTGAACGTCAAGATGGTGCCAGTGACATCGGCTACCCGCGTTCCGCTGATCGCCAACGGCACAATCGACCTGTCCTGCGATTCCGCCACCAACAATGCTGATCGTCAAAAAGTTGTTTCTTTTGCCCCGACCATGTTCGTCACGGCAAACCGTATCCTGGCCAAGAAATCGTCCAACATCAAGACGCTGGATGATCTGAAGGGCAAGACGATCGTTTCGACTTCCGGCACGTCGAACCTGAAGCAGATCACGATCCTCAATGGCGAGCGCAACCTCGGCATGAACATCCTGGCTGCCAAGGACCACGCTGAAGCGTTCCTGATGGTTGAAACCGGCCGTGCAGTGGCGTTCGTGATGGATGACATCCTGTTGGCTTCGCTGGCAGCAAGCTCGCGTGCGCCTAACGACTATGCAATCACTACCGAAGCGCTGTCGGTTGAGCCATACGGCATCATCGAGCGCAAGGACGATCCTGCTTTCAAGGCAGCAGTCGACGGTGCGCTGACCAGCCTCTACAAATCGGGCGCGGTCAACGACATCTACGCAAAATGGTTCTTGAAGCCGATTCCTCCTAAAGGCGTCAACCTGAATGTGCCGATGAGCCCGCAATTGAAGGCGGCATTTGCCCATCCGACCGACTCCAGCGATCCGGCTGTGTACGCTGTCGTGCCAGAAGCGCAAAAACAATCGTTGAAGAAAAAATAA
- a CDS encoding amino acid ABC transporter ATP-binding protein yields MIKLDNVSKWYGQFQVLTDCTTQVAKGDVVVVCGPSGSGKSTLIKTVNGLEPFQKGVITVDGVSVGDPKTNLSKLRARIGMVFQNFELFPHMSIRENLTIGQVKVLGRSQDEANEKGLKYLDRVGLIAQKDKFPGQLSGGQQQRVAIARALSMDPIAMLFDEPTSALDPEMINEVLDVMVGLAQEGMTMMVVTHEMGFAKKVANRVVFMDKGLVVEDCRKEEFFGAPRSDRARDFLAKIIH; encoded by the coding sequence ATGATTAAGTTAGATAACGTCAGCAAATGGTACGGTCAGTTTCAAGTCTTGACCGATTGCACCACGCAAGTGGCCAAGGGCGACGTGGTCGTCGTGTGCGGACCGTCGGGTTCAGGTAAATCAACGCTGATCAAAACTGTCAACGGCCTCGAACCGTTTCAAAAGGGCGTGATCACGGTCGACGGCGTCTCGGTCGGCGATCCGAAAACCAACCTGTCGAAACTGCGTGCGCGCATCGGCATGGTGTTCCAGAATTTCGAACTGTTCCCGCACATGTCGATCCGTGAAAACCTGACTATCGGCCAGGTCAAGGTGCTCGGCCGTAGCCAGGATGAAGCGAACGAAAAGGGGTTGAAATACCTGGACCGCGTTGGCCTGATCGCACAGAAGGACAAGTTCCCAGGCCAGTTGTCGGGCGGCCAGCAGCAACGCGTGGCGATTGCCCGTGCGTTGTCGATGGATCCGATCGCAATGCTGTTCGACGAGCCGACTTCGGCCCTCGATCCGGAAATGATCAACGAAGTGCTGGACGTAATGGTCGGCCTGGCGCAAGAAGGCATGACCATGATGGTGGTTACACATGAAATGGGTTTCGCCAAGAAGGTCGCCAACCGCGTAGTGTTCATGGATAAAGGCCTGGTAGTAGAAGACTGCCGCAAGGAAGAGTTCTTCGGTGCGCCGCGCTCCGATCGCGCGCGTGACTTCCTGGCGAAGATCATTCACTGA
- the pyrC gene encoding dihydroorotase: MTDTLTITRPDDWHLHLRDGVAMASVLPHSARQFGRAIVMPNLKPPVTTTAQAGAYRERILAALPSDLAFEPLMTLYLTNNTPPDEIRRAKDSGFVHAVKLYPAGATTNSDAGVTDLTKCYKTLETMQELGMPFLVHGEVTDPAIDIFDREAVFIDRVMQPLRRDMPELKVVFEHITTKDAAQYVESADGPVAATVTAHHLLYNRNEIFKGGIRPHYYCLPVLKREEHRQALVRAVTSGSKRFFLGTDSAPHPKGLKEHACGCAGCYTALHAMELYAQAFDQAGALDQLEAFASFNGPAFYNLPRNQGSVTLKRQPWTLPAELPLGETTVVPLNGGETIDWQLI, encoded by the coding sequence ATGACTGATACCTTGACCATTACCCGGCCCGACGACTGGCACTTGCACCTGCGCGACGGCGTCGCCATGGCGAGCGTGCTGCCGCACAGCGCGCGCCAGTTCGGCCGCGCCATCGTGATGCCTAACCTGAAGCCGCCGGTGACCACCACTGCACAGGCTGGGGCTTACCGCGAGCGCATCCTGGCGGCGCTGCCGTCTGATCTGGCGTTTGAACCCCTGATGACGCTGTACCTGACCAACAATACCCCGCCCGATGAAATCCGGCGCGCCAAGGACAGCGGCTTTGTGCATGCGGTAAAACTCTATCCGGCTGGCGCCACTACCAATTCGGATGCCGGTGTAACCGACTTGACCAAGTGCTACAAGACGCTGGAAACGATGCAGGAACTGGGCATGCCTTTCCTGGTGCATGGCGAAGTGACCGATCCGGCCATCGATATTTTCGATCGCGAAGCCGTTTTCATCGATCGCGTGATGCAGCCGTTGCGGCGCGACATGCCGGAGCTGAAAGTGGTGTTTGAGCACATCACCACCAAGGACGCGGCCCAGTACGTCGAGAGCGCTGACGGTCCGGTTGCCGCTACCGTCACGGCACATCATCTGCTGTACAACCGCAACGAAATCTTCAAGGGCGGGATTCGTCCGCATTATTACTGCCTGCCGGTATTGAAGCGCGAAGAACATCGCCAGGCGCTGGTGCGTGCGGTAACTTCCGGCAGCAAGCGCTTCTTCCTCGGTACCGACTCGGCGCCGCACCCCAAGGGTTTGAAAGAACACGCTTGCGGTTGCGCCGGCTGCTACACGGCCTTGCATGCGATGGAACTGTACGCACAAGCTTTCGACCAGGCCGGTGCGCTGGATCAGCTAGAAGCATTCGCCAGCTTTAACGGTCCGGCTTTCTATAACCTGCCGCGCAACCAAGGCAGCGTGACATTGAAACGCCAGCCCTGGACCTTGCCGGCCGAATTGCCTCTGGGCGAAACCACCGTGGTGCCCCTGAACGGTGGTGAAACAATCGATTGGCAGTTGATATAA
- a CDS encoding amino acid ABC transporter substrate-binding protein — translation MTAHAEDVLARIRDSKTITIAYREASFPFSFLDQDKKPVGYAIDLCLKIADAVKQQLKLPQLNIAYVPVTSSNRIDVISGGKADLECGSTTNNAERRKKVDFTIAHFMASSRMIVRVDDKIKNWPDLRDKRVVTTKGTTSVKSLEDRGQVRSLNMTVLEGHDHNESFKMVEDKKADAFVMDDVLLYGLKATAKDPAAYAIVGDPLTTEPYAIMLPKGDPAYKALVDREMGRIIHDGEIYKLYSKWFLSAIPAKNNLTLNMPMGYLFRESLRFPSDHVGN, via the coding sequence ATGACGGCGCATGCGGAAGACGTGCTAGCCAGGATCCGCGATAGCAAGACCATTACAATCGCGTACAGAGAGGCATCTTTTCCCTTCTCTTTTCTGGACCAGGATAAAAAACCGGTGGGCTACGCGATTGACCTGTGCTTGAAAATAGCAGATGCGGTAAAGCAACAATTAAAGTTGCCGCAATTGAATATCGCCTATGTACCGGTGACTTCGTCCAACCGTATCGATGTGATTTCGGGTGGAAAAGCGGATCTGGAATGCGGTTCGACCACGAATAACGCGGAGCGGCGCAAGAAGGTAGACTTCACCATTGCGCACTTCATGGCGTCGTCGCGCATGATCGTCAGGGTCGACGACAAGATCAAGAACTGGCCGGATCTGCGCGATAAAAGAGTGGTGACGACCAAAGGCACGACTAGCGTCAAATCGCTGGAAGACCGCGGCCAGGTCCGTTCGCTCAACATGACGGTGCTGGAAGGACACGACCACAACGAGTCGTTCAAGATGGTGGAAGACAAGAAGGCGGACGCTTTTGTGATGGATGACGTGCTGCTGTATGGCTTGAAAGCAACTGCCAAGGATCCGGCCGCTTATGCGATTGTCGGCGATCCTTTGACAACAGAGCCTTACGCTATCATGCTGCCGAAGGGCGATCCGGCATACAAAGCGCTAGTGGATCGCGAAATGGGCCGCATCATTCATGATGGCGAGATCTACAAGCTGTATTCAAAGTGGTTCCTGAGTGCGATACCGGCAAAAAATAATCTTACGTTGAACATGCCTATGGGCTATCTTTTTAGAGAGTCGTTGCGCTTCCCGTCAGATCATGTCGGAAATTAA
- a CDS encoding Glu/Leu/Phe/Val family dehydrogenase, which yields MTIKHEVPSYLSQHGIGPWGDYLEQIDRVTPYLGNLARWVETMKRPKRMLIVDVPIERDDGTIAHFEGYRVQHNTSRGPGKGGVRFHQDVTLSEVMALSAWMTVKNAAVNVPYGGAKGGIRVDPKTLSQGELQRMTRRYTSEIGIIIGPNKDIPAPDVNTNEQIMAWMMDTYSMNQGSTASGVVTGKPISLGGSLGRREATGRGVFVVGCEAAVKRGLDIHGAKIAVQGFGNVGSIAARLFSEAGAKVVAVQDHKTTIVRDSGLDVAALQAHVQETGSVAGFSGGDEVSDRAQFWAVDCDILVPAALEQQITVENAGKIRAKIILEGANGPTSPAADDILHEKGVLIVPDVIANAGGVTVSYFEWVQDFSSFFWTEDEINLRLTRIMREAFTAVWQLAEEKKVSLRTAAFIVACTRVLQAREMRGLYP from the coding sequence ATGACTATCAAGCACGAAGTTCCATCCTATCTCTCGCAACATGGCATCGGCCCATGGGGCGACTATCTCGAACAAATCGACCGCGTTACCCCTTATCTCGGCAACCTGGCCCGCTGGGTTGAAACCATGAAGCGTCCGAAGCGGATGCTGATCGTCGACGTCCCGATCGAACGTGACGACGGCACCATTGCCCACTTCGAAGGCTACCGGGTCCAGCACAATACATCGCGCGGCCCAGGCAAGGGCGGCGTACGTTTTCACCAGGACGTGACCCTGTCGGAAGTGATGGCGCTGTCGGCCTGGATGACGGTCAAGAACGCCGCTGTCAACGTGCCGTACGGCGGCGCCAAGGGCGGCATCCGGGTTGATCCGAAGACTCTGTCGCAAGGCGAGCTGCAACGCATGACGCGTCGCTACACCAGCGAGATTGGCATCATCATCGGCCCGAATAAAGACATTCCGGCGCCGGACGTCAACACCAACGAACAGATCATGGCATGGATGATGGATACCTATTCCATGAACCAGGGCAGCACGGCTTCAGGCGTGGTGACCGGCAAGCCGATTTCCCTGGGCGGAAGCCTGGGACGGCGCGAAGCCACTGGTCGCGGCGTATTCGTGGTTGGTTGCGAAGCAGCGGTCAAGCGCGGCCTGGATATCCATGGCGCCAAGATCGCGGTGCAGGGTTTCGGTAATGTCGGCAGCATTGCGGCGCGTTTGTTTTCGGAAGCCGGCGCCAAAGTGGTAGCGGTGCAAGATCATAAAACTACCATCGTGCGCGACAGCGGCCTGGACGTGGCGGCGTTGCAAGCCCACGTGCAGGAAACCGGCAGCGTTGCCGGTTTCAGCGGCGGCGATGAAGTCAGCGACCGTGCGCAGTTTTGGGCGGTGGATTGCGATATTTTGGTGCCTGCAGCGCTGGAACAGCAAATCACTGTTGAAAACGCCGGCAAGATCCGCGCCAAGATCATTCTCGAAGGCGCGAATGGTCCGACCAGCCCCGCAGCCGACGACATCCTGCATGAAAAAGGCGTGTTGATCGTTCCTGACGTGATCGCCAATGCCGGTGGCGTGACCGTGAGTTATTTCGAATGGGTACAGGACTTTTCCAGCTTTTTCTGGACCGAAGACGAAATCAATTTGCGCCTCACCCGCATCATGCGCGAAGCGTTCACAGCGGTTTGGCAATTGGCTGAGGAGAAGAAGGTCTCACTGCGTACCGCGGCGTTTATCGTTGCATGTACGCGGGTATTGCAGGCGCGCGAAATGCGCGGTTTGTATCCTTGA
- a CDS encoding AAA family ATPase, which translates to MLSVKPYLRSLKLNPDMAIDYDAYPFSIPAVRELEQIEFHPEVTFLVGENGAGKSTLMEAMAIAWGFNAEGGTRNARFSTADAHSELHSYLRTVKSFKRPRNGYFLRAESFFNLATYEEELEEGAGRVHHSYGDKGLHRQSHGESFLALLQNKFQPDGFYMLDEPEAALSPNRQLTALAIIHKLAQDRCQFIIATHSPILLAYPHARIYLLDQSGLAETRYEDTEHYTTTRHFLNNPAAMLEQLFAEENEDD; encoded by the coding sequence ATGCTCTCCGTCAAACCCTATCTGCGCAGTCTGAAACTCAATCCCGACATGGCGATTGACTACGATGCCTATCCTTTCAGCATTCCTGCGGTGCGGGAGCTGGAGCAGATCGAGTTTCATCCGGAGGTGACTTTCCTGGTGGGCGAGAATGGCGCAGGCAAATCGACCCTGATGGAAGCGATGGCGATTGCCTGGGGTTTCAACGCCGAAGGAGGCACCAGAAATGCGCGTTTCTCTACTGCCGATGCCCATTCCGAGTTGCACAGCTATCTGCGCACAGTGAAGAGTTTCAAACGGCCAAGGAATGGCTACTTCCTGCGCGCCGAGAGTTTTTTCAATCTGGCCACCTATGAAGAAGAATTGGAAGAGGGCGCTGGCCGGGTGCATCACTCCTATGGCGACAAGGGTTTGCACCGGCAATCGCATGGCGAGTCTTTCCTGGCGTTGCTGCAAAACAAATTCCAGCCTGATGGCTTTTACATGCTGGATGAACCCGAGGCCGCGCTTTCGCCCAACCGCCAACTGACGGCGCTGGCGATCATTCATAAGCTGGCGCAAGACCGCTGTCAGTTCATCATCGCCACGCATTCGCCGATTCTGCTTGCCTATCCGCATGCCAGGATCTATCTGCTGGACCAGAGCGGGCTGGCTGAAACCCGCTACGAAGACACCGAACACTATACGACTACCCGCCATTTCCTGAATAATCCGGCAGCCATGTTGGAGCAACTTTTTGCAGAAGAGAATGAAGATGACTGA